In Desulfovibrio oxyclinae DSM 11498, a single genomic region encodes these proteins:
- a CDS encoding SAM-dependent methyltransferase, which translates to MKISNVRKAYVAPVHYLDMLLAELGDEQDLLCMERLVLDCHSDRLPVWAENVWLEPQVVSIDSIKDGARKLRSIQRNWVLYSVGNHRRANLIQEQLPYVSAKPLVFGEPLPKSPLGSWTLIDKNTILASAKCSSPVPNGAFRFVENKIDPPNRAYLKLWEAFTRLEMFPRSGQLCLDLGSSPGGWSWVAAQCGAHVYSIDKAPLDERISRHPNIEHCLGSGFALDPRHCGQVDWLFSDMACYPERLFKLLTRWLEQGECRNYICTVKLQGEDDWKSIRDLQSIPGSQIVHLSHNKHELTWILTGNE; encoded by the coding sequence GTGAAAATTTCGAATGTAAGAAAAGCCTATGTGGCTCCAGTCCACTACTTGGATATGCTTTTGGCCGAACTGGGCGATGAGCAGGATTTGCTGTGCATGGAACGGTTGGTTCTTGACTGCCACTCAGATAGATTACCAGTTTGGGCCGAGAATGTTTGGCTTGAGCCGCAGGTCGTCAGTATTGATTCCATCAAGGATGGGGCCAGAAAGTTGCGCAGTATACAGCGCAACTGGGTTTTATATTCAGTCGGTAACCATCGTCGAGCCAACCTGATCCAGGAACAGCTGCCGTATGTCTCGGCAAAACCACTCGTGTTCGGGGAGCCTCTTCCCAAAAGTCCGTTAGGATCATGGACGCTGATTGATAAGAATACGATTCTTGCCTCGGCCAAATGTTCAAGCCCGGTACCCAACGGGGCGTTTCGTTTTGTTGAAAACAAGATTGATCCTCCAAATCGTGCGTATCTTAAACTATGGGAAGCGTTCACTCGGCTGGAAATGTTTCCGCGGTCTGGTCAATTATGTCTCGATCTTGGCAGCTCTCCCGGAGGTTGGAGCTGGGTGGCGGCTCAATGCGGAGCACATGTTTACAGCATAGATAAAGCCCCTCTTGATGAACGTATCAGTCGTCACCCTAACATTGAGCACTGCCTTGGGAGCGGTTTCGCTCTCGATCCGCGACACTGCGGTCAGGTAGATTGGCTTTTTTCCGACATGGCATGCTATCCGGAAAGGCTTTTCAAGTTGTTGACCAGGTGGTTGGAGCAGGGGGAGTGCAGGAACTATATTTGTACTGTCAAACTGCAGGGTGAGGATGATTGGAAGTCGATACGGGATCTTCAGTCCATTCCTGGTTCGCAAATAG